One window of the Cryptomeria japonica chromosome 7, Sugi_1.0, whole genome shotgun sequence genome contains the following:
- the LOC131033715 gene encoding disease resistance protein RPV1-like, translating to MASTSSPAIDSEIAEITNAFDGIASPSASSSTSAILFDVYINHHRNDDRLKLATAIYNVLDLIGLKAYLNSDELELGDFLPRAVEQAMHNACLHIAIFSHGYAQSPWCLEELSIMLKSLTPIIPVFYGVQPSDLRYVSQRKGMYAEAFLEYQQKGRYSLEKIEEWKTALHNVSFYWGEIINDSVEEQMALKNIVKHIVKIIRTVPLEMEKHSVGLQEAVVGSEMLTSSTPLQKLRIKMMPYDVCINHRGADVKDTLAIAIYNALGYMEYRVFLDTEEFQLGDFFPAAIQEALSSASVYIPIFSPRYAQSPWCLEELSFMVETEKIIIPVFYHVQPADLINIGQGKGMYAKTFLEHQERGKYSLEKLQEWMRALYKISSINGYMIDDNDKEQRVLKSIVDNVLINLRKLPLEVAMHPVGLDQAVADFEMSLRESVRSHSKVQIVGIYGKGGSGKTTLAKAIYNWKHKSVLRSSFIFNVRDAARKRLLIEKQKNLLKDLRFKSLTFDNEEEGRHILQSHLRSLSVLIVLDDVGDTDQLDTLLPEPESLGIGSLVIVTTRDSNVLKQWGISAIYLMRALNATHAKELFCWHAFKQPCPLPGFEVLVENFIFSSDRLPLPLVIAGGQLYDRYDKDYWQVLLHKFSYDALNEEEKQMFLDTACFFIGEESSLAIAVWDGSVWSGVHGWESLISKHLVYLDENNRIRMRDDLRDFGREIADQQSPYRLWSPWQFNQIQPLQKHIEIRGMINVTGDNCYSSKGKIIINQGQGFPSLTPASLGLKLFACSGEFLNQEVGELSRELLWLRWNDFNHTNLPPWLSLKNLRVLELNGALNLQELWTDDAHAPLQLRELIITSTWSASFERFPSSISNLKHLRKITLLGYVGKEFGIKRLPEEFCDLLSLEHLELRHCARLLSLPARFGDLKNLRHLDLCSCKALRMLPVSFQQLTHLKYLDLSGCKRLTFQNGILENISKLEILYLQGCRNLQKLPHRITDQAYMRELQLQHTSLKDLPSNIGQLSKLEWLKIGSPLLKSLPDSLGNLSRLKRLSIINCFALKSLPRTLGHLELLECLCIEATGVRSLPEGFRQLTNLQTLKISDCPLNKLDFGSLSSSSLEKLTEINLSETPMTKISISQECCPRLAILRLSKNDKLEVIETLPATVKNIELSECETLKNIMGILAIPIPPKLTISDCPKELEKISKKFT from the exons ATGGCATCTACTTCAAGCCCTGCTATTGATTCCGAGATTGCTGAAATTACAAATGCTTTTGATGGAATTGCATCCCCATCTGCATCTTCATCTACGTCTGCTATACTCTTCGATGTATATATTAATCATCACAGAAACGATGACAGACTCAAGCTGGCCACAGCTATTTACAATGTCCTCGATCTCATCGGTCTGAAGGCTTATCTGAATTCCGACGAGCTTGAGCTGGGGGACTTCTTGCCTAGAGCGGTAGAACAAGCAATGCATAATGCTTGTCTTCATATAGCAATTTTCTCTCATGGCTATGCGCAGTCGCCTTGGTGTCTTGAGGAGCTATCCATTATGCTAAAATCTCTCACCCCTATTATTCCTGTTTTCTACGGTGTTCAGCCATCTGATCTGCGATACGTGTCTCAACGAAAAGGAATGTATGCCGAGGCCTTCTTGGAGTATCAACAAAAGGGTAGATACAGCTTAGAAAAGATTGAAGAGTGGAAGACAGCACTCCACAATGTTTCATTTTATTGGGGTGAAATCATCAATGATTCTGT TGAGGAGCAAATGGCATTGAAGAACATTGTGAAGCATATAGTGAAAATAATCAGAACGGTACCCTTAGAGATGGAAAAGCATTCTGTGGGGCTTCAAGAAGCTGTAGTAGGCAGTGAAATGTTGACATCCTCAACACCATTACAAAAGCTGCGAATAAAAATGATGCCTTATGATGTATGTATTAATCATCGCGGAGCCGATGTTAAAGACACGCTGGCCATAGCTATCTACAATGCCCTCGGTTACATGGAATATAGGGTTTTTCTTGATACGGAGGAGTTTCAATTGGGAGATTTCTTTCCTGCAGCAATACAAGAAGCACTAAGTAGTGCTTCTGTTTATATTCCCATATTCTCTCCTCGCTATGCACAATCGCCCTGGTGCCTTGAGGAACTATCCTTTATGGTCGAAACAGAAAAAATTATAATTCCTGTTTTCTACCATGTTCAGCCCGCTGATCTAATAAACATAGGTCAAGGAAAAGGAATGTATGCCAAGACATTCTTAGAACATCAAGAAAGGGGTAAATACAGCTTGGAAAAGCTTCAGGAGTGGATGAGAGCACTCTACAAAATTTCATCGATTAATGGCTACATGATTGATGATAATGA TAAGGAGCAAAGGGTGTTGAAAAGTATTGTAGATAATGTATTAATCAACTTGAGGAAACTACCATTAGAGGTAGCAATGCATCCTGTTGGTCTTGACCAAGCTGTAGCAGATTTTGAAATGAGTTTACGTGAATCTGTAAGAAGTCACTCCAAGGTCCAAATTGTGGGAATCTACGGCAAGGGTGGTTCTGGAAAGACGACACTGGCAAAAGCAATATATAACTGGAAACACAAATCTGTACTAAGATCcagttttatttttaatgttagAGATGCTGCAAGGAAACGACTCCTGATTGAAAAGCAGAAAAACCTTCTGAAGGATCTCCGTTTTAAAAGCTTAAcctttgataatgaagaagaaggcaGACACATTCTACAAAGCCATTTGAGATCACTTTCTGTGCTTATTGTTTTAGATGACGTGGGTGATACAGACCAATTGGACACTCTATTGCCAGAACCGGAGAGCCTTGGGATAGGAAGTTTGGTTATTGTTACCACGCGAGATTCAAATGTTCTTAAACAGTGGGGCATCTCTGCGATTTATCTAATGAGAGCTCTGAATGCCACTCATGCAAAGGAACTTTTTTGCTGGCATGCATTCAAACAACCCTGTCCACTGCCTGGATTCGAAGTTCTTGTTGAGAATTTCATATTTTCTAGCGATAGATTGCCATTGCCACTCGTTATTGCTGGGGGACAGCTCTATGACAGATATGACAAGGATTATTGGCAGGTTCTGTTGCATAAATTCTCCTATGATGCACTcaatgaagaagagaagcaaatgTTCTTGGATACAGCGTGTTTTTTCATTGGAGAAGAAAGCAGCTTGGCCATTGCAGTATGGGACGGATCAGTGTGGAGTGGTGTGCACGGCTGGGAAAGTCTTATCAGTAAGCACCTTGTCTACCTGGATGAAAACAATCGAATAAGAATGCGTGACGACTTGAGGGATTTCGGAAGAGAAATTGCAGATCAACAATCACCATATCGCCTTTGGTCTCCTTGGCAGTTTAACCAGATTCAACCTCTACAG AAACATATAGAAATCCGAGGAATGATCAACGTAACTGGAGACAATTGTTATTCATCGAAAGGAAAAATCATTATAAACCAAGGTCAAGGATTTCCTAGTCTCACTCCCGCCTCCCTTGGATTAAAACTTTTTGCTTGTAGCGGAGAATTTCTAAATCAAGAAGTTGGCGAATTATCAAGAGAGCTGCTCTGGCTTCGGTGGAATGATTTCAATCATACGAATCTTCCGCCATGGCTTTCGTTGAAGAATTTGAGAGTGTTAGAGCTTAATGGTGCTTTAAACTTACAAGAGTTGTGGACAGATGATGCGCAT GCTCCTTTGCAGTTGAGAGAGCTGATTATTACTAGTACCTGGAGTGCTAGTTTTGAAAGGTTCCCAAGTTCAatatcaaatctcaaacacttgaGAAAAATAACACTGCTAGGTTATGTTGGTAAAGAGTTTGGCATTAAAAGGCTGCCAGAAGAGTTTTGCGATCTCCTATCGCTTGAGCACCTGGAGCTGCGACATTGTGCAAGGCTGTTATCACTACCTGCTCGGTTTGGTGATTTGAAAAACCTACGACATCTGGATTTGTGCTCTTGTAAGGCTTTGAGAATGTTGCCAGTTTCTTTTCAGCAATTGACACACCTCAAGTATCTAGATTTATCTGGTTGCAAGAGGCTTACCTTCCAGAATGGCATTCTAGAAAATATCTCAAAACTTGAGATTCTCTACCTCCAAGGATGCCGCAATTTGCAGAAATTACCTCATCGAATCACAGATCAGGCGTACATGAGAGAGCTCCAACTTCAACATACTAGTTTGAAGGATTTACCAAGCAACATTGGGCAACTGAGCAAATTAGAATGGTTGAAAATTGGAAGTCCGTTATTGAAAAGCTTGCCAGATTCTCTTGGGAATTTATCCAGGTTGAAAAGACTCTCAATTATCAATTGCTTCGCCTTGAAATCCTTACCCAGGACTCTTGGGCATCTAGAACTGTTAGAGTGCCTGTGCATAGAAGCCACGGGAGTGAGGTCTTTACCAGAAGGATTTAGGCAACTGACCAATCTTCAAACATTGAAGATTTCTGATTGTCCGCTCAACAAGCTGGATTTTGGGTCATTGTCTTCCTCTTCGTTGGAGAAGCTCACGGAGATAAATCTAAGCGAGACACCTATGACCAAAATCTCAATTTCTCAGGAGTGTTGTCCTAGACTTGCAATACTCCGGCTTAGCAAAAATGACAAATTAGAGGTGATTGAAACCCTACCAGCAACAGTGAAGAACATAGAATTGTCAGAATGTGAAACGCTGAAGAATATAATGGGCATTCTTGCCATACCAATACCTCCAAAATTGACAATATCAGACTGTCCGAAGGAATTAGAAAAGATTTCTAAAAAATTCACTTAA